The Cydia splendana chromosome 2, ilCydSple1.2, whole genome shotgun sequence nucleotide sequence TACTTTTaacgcgtagtctgatccggTGCTTTTGACGCAGACCGTAATATCAATtccaaaataaaatgaaaaaactTTTTCAGCACAATCTTCTCAGGGGCGGACTACGTGGTGGCGGGCACGGGCCACACCGACGACGACAGCGGCGTGCAGAGACCGGTGAAGCGGCTGGTGGTGCACCCGCGCTTCACCGTGGGGCCTTATTGGCTGAGAGCTGAGGACTTCAACATCACCCAGGTACGATCACTTGCTTTTTCAATAATATCTACAACCAAGCCTCATTGCCACTTCATAGTGCTGCAAATTTTGCATAGGAAAACGTTATAGCGTGGTCATTGATGCTTTACAATATAGATTgtacagtcgtcatcagatatatcggatcagcggccaaggtgctcataaATCTGATGGTAACTGTACACTATAAAGGGTTATATGTAGTTATCAGCACTTTGTTGTCTGTGATTGTGTGTGAGTGTTTTATCCCTGTAACCTCAACACAGTTGATCCACGCACTGAAAAgaggtcggcaacgcgcttgtGAGTTCACACTCCACGGGAGTTGCAAGCGTTTATAGGCTTCGGTCCGTACTGCATGAATCGGTCATTTTAATTTCTACTTCTTAAGAAGTAGAAATTTCTCATTTCAGCGCAagacatattatattcattcATATTATAATGCAAACAAGAAATTGTTTGCATTAtgcgacgaccggtctggcctagtggatagggaccctgcctatgaagccgatggtcctgggttcgaatcctggtaagggcatttatttgtatgatgatacagatatttgttcctgagtcatggttgttttctatgtatttaagtatttatatattatatatatatcgttgtctgagtacccacaacacaagccttcttgagcttactgtggggcttaggcaatttgtgtaaaaatgacccataatatttaatatttgtgtAATTGACCCATAATTATAATATGAACTGGCGCAAGTGAATGacgagatgacgggcgagagggaggtatggaagaaaaagacatgctgcgccgacccctaatgaatgggataagggcataataagggcaagcgaatgatgattaTAATATGAACTGGATTTATTCGGCGATTTAATCGCAACATTACATCCACGGACATAGTATAGGCACATCGGCTGTAATGAAAGTTGCTGTGATTTTCTAGCAGTACAAAAGTGGCGTCCACTTCCTTAATAATAGGCCCTTTAATATTGTGGCTGGCGGCGAAAGATCGAAAATACTCTAGGAATTTATTGCTACAATTAACTTACCTAACCTAAAGAGTTCAGGTGTTTGACCTCTCACGACGCCCCCGGGCCGAATGGTTTGACGCATGGGCTAacagaaaagaaaaaaacacaCCATTGTAAAGTAGTTCGACGAAGAATATTACGTTCGACACAAAAAAGGGTTTTTCCTAAGTGCAGAATTATCTACATCGCTCGGGACGACAAATGACAGCAAAAAATACCTATATCCGGCTCCTTGCTTAGGTACACGCAGAAAACACTGACCATTTAACATTTTACTGCGATATTATGTTTTATGTGTTTATCAACATACTTTAAccaacctaatctaacccaacGGCGTTACAGGATGTTTGAAAGtttgaaaaaaatagtttttcacTGAAACACGTTCAGTCTAATGAAAATTtggcaaataaataataaaacaaaggaCTAATATTTTTCGAAGCTTTGATATGATTAAAACACCTCTAAGATAAAGATTAATCTCggattaatacatatttattcgGTTGTCAGGTGGGCGCACACTGGGACTTCCTGCTGGCCGAGCTGGAGGAGCCACTGCCGCTGGACGGAGTGAACATCTCGGCCGTGCTGCTCGACGACGAGGGCTACCTGCACCACGGCACGCGCGTGGCCTACGCGGGCTACGGAGCGGCGCACCATGGCGTGAGTATTACCTCACAGTTGGCGAGGCTTCCTGCTAGAACTGGTGAAACCCTGCCGCTTGGCAGCGCGTAGATGCACGCTAACAGTTAGAACAGCGATTTTAATGTTGAAAATTTATATACACGCCTGAAACACAGGGAATCCTAGTTCAGGCACATGTAAACTATCACTATTTTTAAGtctttgttttatatgaatgtaaccatgaaatacgtgttttttgaataaattatgtttatgttatgtttatacgcaaaaataaatataacaaaagcACCTAGCCATATTAGGTATTCTTCTCTTCTCTCTCTCTTGAATATGTGGATCTAACTATGCAAACTGCCACTATGCAAAGGTAAGCTTACTATAGCTTAACTAAACCATACGTAAACACCTCCAGCGATCAGTTAATTATCTTATATAAGAGGAAgtaaatttttgataaaatgtagtaagtacctactatttaaGTTTAAGTACTAAACTTTATCATTTTAGTACCACTATCATGGAATTCATAAGCGTAAGCGTAGTGAAATTGACCGGTGGCCATGACCGTGGCAATACAGTGGAACGGCGAAATAAATGCTTTAAATATCTAATTGTTCAATTTGGTTTGGGCTATGGTTACCGAATTTACATATAAGCCTTGTGTAAAGTGCGACGTTAATCGTCTCAAAACTTGTTAGACGCATAGACATAATAAGAGATGTTTGTTTCTAGGAGACGATGCGCGAAGAGATGCATCTCATGGAGCTAGAGACGATAGACAACGATGCTTGCGCTAAGCTAGAGCAGTTCAGCCCTGAAGATATGTTTTGCGCCAAGGGCCGACCGCCCAGGTTCGACTCCGCGTGCAacgtaagtacttacctattccTCTGTCTatatttcagaaaaaaaatttaGCGACACAGAGTCAAGATGGAGAagtacccaactagcaaaatagtcgtataagaattgatttactcagcctgtaatcgtataacagccgagttacggttgttgaagcaccaatatatcgtataatagcggttaactcgactatttagcaattttcgctaattagtgctataatcatgtcgtataaacgtttatagcactatcttttagcacttttattccaccttttaataaatgctgagttagcgctactaaatcacttttattcagcataattgttctattaaaatcatataacagctatagattagctaattgtctgaataaggcgctttaatacaactgttacttaactctcttctctgttgctataaaagcctattaaaagcaatcaaataaccatttggcaacaatgctgctgtaacagcgcgcttatatcataattcgggtaatggggttcaaaccgctgttataggagctgaagtgtatttacaggttttattcaaaatgtattcagcttagagtacttttaaagagttttgaactacattaacagcacaagtcagccatgttgacgtttcaatatagtccggtggccaactgcatgaaaccctacctgacaaaaaaatagaataatcctactctgtaggggtagctgacttttagtagcatcaactattcttggtcggccgcggcttatttggaaaattttgcgctaatggcaaaatagtggcacaaaaattcataaaaaaaaaccccatagtataatagaatgaaacttgcatggtaggatagctgcctttgaggacagcaaaacaaaactggtcagctacatcctgtgttggcaggttcttgtgtccgaccgaatttgtggtaccacgtgacagctacaatttacctcatcgaaaaatagaatcaaaacaactgattgtaatacctacattaaatttgttgacatatgtcttggtcggcctcaccttagcctgacagcgttttcagtccgtccgcattaaaaaaaaagtcaatggcagctatcctaccatacaagtgacattctatttttcgatgaggtaaattgtagctcacttggtaccacaaattcggtcggacacaggaacctgccaacacaggatgtagctgaccacttttgtttttttgatgaatatttgtaccacttttttgccatttgcgcaaaatttgccaagttaagacacggccgaccaagagcagttgaagctgttaaaagtcagctacccctacagagtaggatttttcaatttttttatcaggtagggtttcatgcagtcggccatcggactataaatccataaacatggcgacatcatgtgctataagtgtagcagtaaacgcagttactcgacttatagtcgaattaatgagatataacagaaactagatcgtgtaagcaaatttttacttatttttattaatatttttttattgaaatttaagaaaataggcggcccatgaatatatatgaaccagtgcctttggttttatcaataaagtatttttcgcgctgggttttactgtattacgtgtacttaaagatagtaaaaacttatgtacacaatcacggtaaaaataaatggatgacagcagtaaaaaatacttaagtacctttttgttttattagacacgtgaagacgattaggcctcaa carries:
- the LOC134806071 gene encoding scolexin B-like: MNALIRLCVMLAVSRGALARPENRTDIDTTTTDPGPPEVTENPIPKPPKNDTATAVHRRVPSAVLFGGTCGGTVIGERWVLTAAHCTIFSGADYVVAGTGHTDDDSGVQRPVKRLVVHPRFTVGPYWLRAEDFNITQVGAHWDFLLAELEEPLPLDGVNISAVLLDDEGYLHHGTRVAYAGYGAAHHGETMREEMHLMELETIDNDACAKLEQFSPEDMFCAKGRPPRFDSACNGDSGSGLVTEGEGPRRLVGVASWVQDDARECAPGKLVVFSRVSAVRDWIKQVTGI